The DNA segment TGATTCGCGCATCTTCCAGGTTCGAGCCAGCTATGCGGACGAGCTGCGGCGCATTTTAGTGGTTGGATCTGACGGAACTTTTGCCACCGACTTTCAGCCGCTGGCGCGGATGAACGTGCTGTGCATCGCCAAAGATGGCGACGTTCCCGCGCGCGGATCAGCCGGCGGCGGCGGACGCGTGGCGCTGGAATACTTCCAGACAGAAAAAACACCGGAGCACTTCGCCAGCGAAGCGGCGCGGCAGGCGATTGTACAGCTTGGCGCGCGCGAGGCGCCGGCCGGCGAGATGGAAGTTGTGCTGGGACCGGGTTGGCCGGGAGTGCTGCTGCATGAAGCCATTGGGCATGGCCTCGAAGCTGACTTCAACCGCAAAAAAACATCGGCCTTTGCCGGACTCGAGGGCAAGAGAGTGGCCAGCGACAAGTGCACGATCGTTGATAACGGCTCGATGCCGTCGCGACGCGGCTCGATCAACGTGGATGACGAAGGCTCGCCTACGCAGAATACGGTCCTGATTGAAAAGGGGATCCTGAAAAACTTCATCAGCGACAAGCTCTCGGCCCGGCTGATGGGCATTGCCGACACGGGCAATGGACGCCGGGAGAGCTACGAGCACATTCCGATGCCGCGCATGACGAACACATACATGCTGGCAGGCGAGGATTCGCCGGAGGACATTATTAAATCCGTGAAGCGCGGAGTGTATGCGGTGAACTTTGGCGGCGGGCAGGTGGACATCACCAACGGCAAGTTCGTCTTTTCGGCGTCAGAAGCCTACATGATCGAAGATGGAAAGATCACCGCACCGCTGCGCAATGCCACACTCATTGGTAACGGTCCGGATGTCCTGACGCGGGTTTCCATGGTGGGCAATGATCTGCAACTCGACGAAGGTATTGGCACCTGCGGCAAAGATGGACAGAGCGTGCCCGTGGGCGTGGGAATCCCGACGCTGAAGGTGGACAGGCTGACAGTGGGGGGAACGGGGTCGTAAATCTTCAGGATTAACCGCGGAGACGCAGAGGCGCGGAGAAAATCATTTCATAATTTTTACCACGCAGATACGGTCATCGGATCATTGAGTGATCGGGTCATTGAGTTTATTGGAAGTGATTGAATGAAGACAGCAGAAGTACAGGATAGAATTCAGACCGAAGCCGATTTTAAGCAGCTTGCCGCTGATATTGTGCGACAGGCGATGCAACGTGGGGCCACCGCCGCTGAAGCCGTGATCAGCGAGGGCAGCGAGTTTTCTACGCTGGTGCGACTGGGCGAGGTGGAGACGC comes from the Terriglobales bacterium genome and includes:
- the tldD gene encoding metalloprotease TldD, with the protein product MDNSRKKFFFDHYGLSERDLEQYLAAALSAGGEYADLYFEYLTSTALSVDESMVKSASQGISAGCGVRVISGERTGYAYTDDLAPEKILHAARTAALIASGPSKNPVVSLKEKGSANLYPVHTPSVDADVAVKLDLVMRADKAARAYDSRIFQVRASYADELRRILVVGSDGTFATDFQPLARMNVLCIAKDGDVPARGSAGGGGRVALEYFQTEKTPEHFASEAARQAIVQLGAREAPAGEMEVVLGPGWPGVLLHEAIGHGLEADFNRKKTSAFAGLEGKRVASDKCTIVDNGSMPSRRGSINVDDEGSPTQNTVLIEKGILKNFISDKLSARLMGIADTGNGRRESYEHIPMPRMTNTYMLAGEDSPEDIIKSVKRGVYAVNFGGGQVDITNGKFVFSASEAYMIEDGKITAPLRNATLIGNGPDVLTRVSMVGNDLQLDEGIGTCGKDGQSVPVGVGIPTLKVDRLTVGGTGS